In Anaerolineales bacterium, one DNA window encodes the following:
- a CDS encoding short-chain dehydrogenase: MKIKAQLGKGKVALVTGGSSGIGKAVACALAMRGMHVCLLAQRQELLDSALTEVEKYRENKEQLIATISADVSDWDSVQKAMQIIMKQSGTPDILINAAGVAHPGYVQDLDLSIFNWMMQVNYFGTVYATKALLPGMVSRGSGYIVNISSVAGFIGTFGYTAYGASKFAVRGFSDALRQELKLYGIGVSVVFPGDTQTAQLEYENKVKPPETKALAGNTKVMSADDVARIIITGIEHGQYKILPGAETKLLYLLNNIVGGTLASVMDQIVAKANRKKNPNLKEA, from the coding sequence TTGGCAATGAGGGGCATGCACGTATGCCTGTTAGCCCAGCGCCAGGAATTGTTGGATTCTGCGCTTACCGAAGTAGAAAAGTATCGTGAGAACAAAGAACAGCTAATTGCAACGATATCTGCAGATGTTTCGGATTGGGATAGTGTTCAAAAGGCGATGCAGATTATCATGAAGCAATCGGGTACACCAGATATTCTGATCAATGCTGCTGGGGTTGCTCACCCAGGTTATGTGCAGGATTTGGATCTCTCCATTTTCAATTGGATGATGCAGGTAAATTACTTTGGAACGGTCTATGCTACCAAAGCCCTCTTGCCAGGCATGGTGAGTCGGGGTAGTGGTTATATTGTGAACATCTCCTCAGTTGCCGGGTTTATCGGCACGTTTGGCTACACCGCCTATGGTGCTTCGAAGTTTGCTGTGCGCGGTTTTTCTGATGCGCTAAGGCAAGAGCTGAAGCTATACGGGATTGGCGTCTCGGTCGTATTCCCAGGTGATACACAAACAGCTCAGCTCGAGTATGAAAATAAGGTCAAGCCACCTGAAACTAAGGCACTGGCTGGTAATACCAAGGTTATGTCAGCTGACGACGTCGCTAGAATTATTATTACGGGTATTGAGCATGGACAGTATAAAATTTTGCCGGGTGCTGAGACAAAATTACTCTATCTGCTCAATAACATCGTTGGGGGTACGTTGGCATCTGTAATGGATCAAATAGTTGCCAAGGCTAACCGCAAGAAAAATCCGAACTTGAAAGAGGCATGA